A window of Phragmitibacter flavus contains these coding sequences:
- the ureG gene encoding urease accessory protein UreG, translating into MISRPLRIGVGGPVGSGKTMCVLRLCQWLKDEYSLGVITNDIYTREDAEFLLRANVLPADRVIGVETGGCPHTAIRDDTSMNMAAVIELEKRHADLQLILIESGGDNLSATFSPELVDAYIYVIDVAEGDKIPRKGGPAIRTSDLLLINKTELAPYVGADLEVMARDSKIMRGDAPFLFADLKSEKGKEDLIAWLKHEYLFV; encoded by the coding sequence ATGATCTCCCGTCCTCTTCGTATCGGCGTCGGTGGCCCTGTTGGGTCCGGCAAAACCATGTGTGTCCTTCGCCTCTGCCAATGGCTCAAGGATGAATACTCCCTCGGCGTCATTACCAACGACATCTACACCCGCGAAGACGCCGAATTCCTCCTCCGCGCCAACGTCCTTCCTGCCGACCGCGTCATCGGCGTCGAAACTGGCGGCTGCCCCCACACCGCCATCCGCGACGACACCAGCATGAACATGGCCGCTGTCATCGAACTCGAAAAACGCCATGCCGACCTGCAGCTCATCCTCATCGAATCCGGCGGTGACAACCTCTCCGCCACCTTCTCCCCCGAACTCGTCGACGCCTACATTTATGTCATCGACGTGGCCGAAGGCGACAAAATCCCCCGCAAAGGCGGCCCCGCCATCCGCACCTCCGACCTCCTCCTCATCAACAAAACCGAACTCGCCCCCTACGTTGGAGCCGACCTCGAAGTCATGGCACGCGACTCCAAAATCATGCGCGGCGACGCCCCCTTCCTCTTCGCCGACCTCAAAAGCGAAAAAGGCAAAGAAGACCTCATCGCCTGGCTCAAACACGAATACCTCTTTGTGTAA